In Desulfobulbus oralis, one DNA window encodes the following:
- a CDS encoding acyloxyacyl hydrolase, whose protein sequence is MQRKQQGLTCAVFLLSLYTLTMLQAIPARAEFWNTADDYWALMFGYGQSFPGWGQTEERVHSFEFAPRYSHLTIDGIGSGWWAGRHDTLIELPLTVVGGPGFDTSAMAGLNLLAAYTFTADDCWQPYVFGGGGILYSFADIPGMGAHWNGNYQFAGGLRYQLDDLHALLFEARYHHISNAGSADPNVPLNGIRLMIGYAF, encoded by the coding sequence ATGCAAAGAAAACAACAAGGCCTGACCTGTGCTGTGTTCCTATTGAGCCTCTACACCCTGACAATGCTGCAGGCCATCCCTGCCCGGGCGGAATTCTGGAACACGGCGGACGACTACTGGGCCCTCATGTTCGGTTACGGCCAGAGCTTTCCGGGCTGGGGCCAGACCGAGGAGCGGGTGCACAGCTTTGAATTTGCGCCCCGCTACAGCCATCTGACCATCGACGGCATCGGCTCCGGCTGGTGGGCGGGCCGGCACGATACCCTGATCGAGCTGCCGCTCACCGTAGTCGGCGGACCGGGTTTCGACACCTCGGCCATGGCAGGGCTGAACCTGCTGGCTGCCTACACCTTTACGGCCGACGACTGCTGGCAGCCCTACGTGTTCGGCGGCGGCGGCATCCTCTACAGCTTTGCCGACATTCCGGGCATGGGCGCGCACTGGAACGGAAATTACCAGTTCGCCGGCGGCCTGCGCTACCAGCTGGACGATCTGCACGCCCTGCTCTTCGAGGCACGCTATCACCACATCTCGAATGCCGGCAGCGCAGACCCGAATGTGCCCCTGAACGGCATCCGGCTGATGATCGGTTACGCCTTTTAG
- a CDS encoding rhomboid family intramembrane serine protease, giving the protein MQLPPFPESPPQPASPDDASSGPETPLIIARGSREELGNLVLLLAALGIAYTWRMHSGQLLVAARDAERVLEEWRRYADENAAWPESPAPMLEQTALPPTLLCMAALAIFFACTGPWTEGNPWFATGAVDSQAIVQGQWWRLVTALTLHADFNHLLGNVLIGGLMLHLLCRRMGYGLGWFLTLAAAVLANWCNVVLRQGPHLSVGFSTAVFAAIGLLCGSSVYRGRWRLFRALAPLGAGVGLLVMLGMEGERTDLGAHLFGFACGATLGLACRPGPLSGRLRRELSQFLVFALACTVVLASWHAAWR; this is encoded by the coding sequence ATGCAATTGCCGCCCTTTCCCGAATCACCGCCGCAGCCTGCTTCGCCGGATGACGCGTCATCCGGCCCGGAGACTCCGCTTATCATTGCCCGGGGCAGCCGCGAGGAGCTGGGCAATCTGGTGCTGCTGCTGGCAGCCTTGGGCATTGCCTACACCTGGCGTATGCACAGCGGCCAGCTCCTGGTGGCTGCCAGGGATGCGGAACGGGTCCTTGAAGAGTGGCGGCGCTATGCCGACGAGAACGCCGCTTGGCCAGAGTCCCCAGCCCCGATGCTCGAACAGACAGCCCTGCCGCCCACGCTGCTCTGTATGGCAGCGCTGGCAATCTTTTTTGCCTGCACCGGCCCCTGGACAGAGGGCAATCCCTGGTTTGCCACAGGTGCGGTGGACAGTCAGGCCATTGTGCAGGGCCAGTGGTGGCGGCTGGTAACCGCGCTCACCCTGCACGCGGATTTCAACCATCTTCTGGGCAATGTGCTGATCGGCGGCCTCATGCTCCACCTGCTCTGCCGTCGTATGGGCTATGGCTTGGGCTGGTTCCTGACGCTTGCCGCCGCGGTGCTGGCCAATTGGTGCAATGTGGTATTGCGGCAGGGGCCACATCTCTCGGTAGGTTTTTCCACTGCGGTCTTTGCAGCGATCGGCCTCCTGTGCGGCAGCAGCGTTTACCGGGGCCGCTGGCGGCTCTTCAGGGCGCTGGCCCCTCTGGGGGCGGGTGTGGGGCTGCTGGTCATGCTGGGCATGGAGGGGGAACGCACTGACCTGGGCGCCCATCTCTTCGGCTTTGCCTGTGGCGCGACGCTCGGCCTGGCTTGCCGGCCGGGCCCTTTGTCAGGGCGCCTGCGCCGCGAGCTGAGCCAGTTTCTGGTCTTTGCTCTGGCCTGCACCGTGGTGTTGGCCTCGTGGCATGCGGCGTGGCGATAG
- the hflK gene encoding FtsH protease activity modulator HflK translates to MNEQPPWGRKKKPSAPEDILAQIIQAIRDFFEGQGNGKNRKTEGPGVDKTQPDNTRGGALLAAFVVALVILQLGLSAFFTIAPGEVGVVQRFGRYDRTTEPGLHLKIPYIEQLTKVDVERVRKEEFGFRSSGQGQNSRFDRTDYEMESLMLTGDKNVIEMAWIVQYKVSDPVHFLFKVRDVPQAVRDVSEMVIRRLVGNMDFDYVLGNRDALAAAARQELQDELNDLEAGISVFTIQLQDINPPEPVKPAFNEVNEADQDMMRLVNEAEKVYNEIIPKARGSAKQIVEEAHGYAVERVNRARGEVARFQAILKEYQGSEQVTRQRMFLETMEEILPKTERLYIMEEGRNAALPLINLSAPPPQKTEQKTGQQP, encoded by the coding sequence ATGAACGAACAACCTCCCTGGGGTCGCAAAAAAAAGCCCAGCGCCCCGGAGGATATTCTGGCTCAGATCATTCAGGCCATCCGTGACTTTTTTGAAGGTCAGGGCAATGGCAAAAACCGGAAAACCGAGGGGCCGGGAGTGGACAAAACCCAGCCGGACAACACCAGGGGCGGCGCTCTGCTCGCTGCCTTTGTGGTTGCGCTGGTCATCCTGCAACTGGGCCTGTCGGCCTTTTTCACCATTGCGCCGGGCGAGGTGGGCGTGGTTCAGCGCTTCGGCAGGTACGACCGGACCACCGAGCCGGGCCTGCACCTGAAGATTCCCTACATCGAGCAGCTCACCAAGGTGGATGTGGAACGGGTGCGCAAGGAGGAATTTGGCTTCCGTTCCAGCGGCCAGGGCCAGAACTCCCGCTTCGACCGTACCGATTACGAAATGGAATCCCTGATGCTGACCGGCGATAAAAACGTCATCGAAATGGCGTGGATCGTCCAGTACAAGGTCAGCGATCCGGTGCACTTTCTCTTCAAGGTGCGGGACGTGCCCCAGGCCGTGCGGGATGTTTCGGAAATGGTCATCCGCCGGCTGGTGGGCAACATGGATTTCGACTATGTGCTCGGCAACCGCGACGCCCTGGCCGCTGCCGCGCGGCAGGAACTGCAGGATGAGCTGAACGACCTGGAGGCCGGCATCAGCGTTTTCACCATCCAGCTGCAGGACATCAACCCGCCGGAGCCGGTCAAGCCGGCCTTCAACGAGGTCAACGAGGCGGATCAGGACATGATGCGGCTCGTGAACGAGGCGGAAAAGGTCTACAACGAGATCATTCCCAAGGCCCGGGGCAGCGCCAAGCAGATCGTGGAAGAGGCGCATGGCTACGCGGTCGAACGCGTGAACCGGGCCCGGGGCGAAGTGGCCCGCTTTCAGGCCATCCTGAAGGAATATCAGGGCTCGGAGCAGGTGACCCGGCAGCGCATGTTCCTGGAAACCATGGAGGAGATCCTGCCCAAAACCGAGCGGCTCTACATCATGGAAGAGGGTCGGAATGCGGCCCTGCCGCTGATCAACCTTTCCGCGCCGCCGCCCCAAAAAACCGAGCAAAAGACCGGGCAACAGCCCTGA